The proteins below come from a single Solanum stenotomum isolate F172 unplaced genomic scaffold, ASM1918654v1 scaffold19785, whole genome shotgun sequence genomic window:
- the LOC125850844 gene encoding uncharacterized protein LOC125850844 encodes MEPFQHTRHIQKYKRRLGMQYANYNRNGKIWVFVQENIQVEILSDSEQQITLQLTFQDSGDSIIYTFVYAKCSALERLSLWDDIYLLSHNMRLPWLVGGDFNVILNDEEKIGGLPVYPQEYEDFAFCVNSCELFDINFKGSPFTWWNGRADAECIFKRLDRLMINQVFLGHYGNVELEHLARTGSDHAPMLLSCGDQTNNIKRSFRFLKFWTEKSDFKDVVRDNWVADESIDVFISLKQKMKRTKIALSTWSRVRFGDIFKQLVIREDIVRIKEGLFEELPTAENRAILQKAQAELKQYLHYEEEFWRQKSGVKWFTEGDKNTRFFHNLVNGRRKRLQVKRILTRDGVWTDDAKEVATEAVAFFQDQFTDVENETELSLIEHIPTLVTDEDNAMLNASPTVEEIKKVVFELNSDSASGPDGFTGHFYQVCWDIVGKDVVNVVEAFFNGSTLPKSITHTNLVLLPKKKSGFVKGRSITENVLLAQEIIADIRLRGRPANVVIKLDMSKAYDRVNWRFLIKVMEKMGFNSFVADKVWRLVANNWYSVLINGQAHGFFHSSRGSISIYLLSAITPPKCVIHDLHRLFAKFLWNSKEEGRSKHWISWSDICRPKEEGGLGFRSLFDVSKAMFAKLWWTFRTKKSMWTIYMWNKYCKRHRPQLVEWNGGSQTWKFMLEARDCIDQQIWWEPKCGHSSVWFDNWTQLGALYYYLPVSHSNNYDFDEVNQLMSQGLWNEDLMLQLLPEDVCKHVQNVIGVVEDTEEWDSPRWMCTSSGKFTIGSAWEILRQGNDEQEIAKKIWVKGVPFKFSFFLWRLWKKRIPIGEVLIKIRVVDEVKCCYCNSSENETFEHLFVTCFMAKKLWNTFASIADVQGPFLQLNDTIHKWWGKDCSSKLIPLFKAVPSFITWQIWKRRNMISHGGNMSFYSMVMEVNRNLYHLATFSYPWLQNIPNTWHLMVPFFIEYAPLIDCKMVYWRLPRLGSYKCNSDGAVKGVGGPSAGAFCIRNDEGNLIHAESFGLGITSVLMSEAMALRRGLEHCIMHQYLPVTLETDSLMLQKVLNGIWEIPWSSRVEVQQISSIQISKSYHQKGKQYYT; translated from the exons ATGGAGCCTTTTCAACATACAAGACACATTCAGAAGTATAAAAGAAGATTGGGTATGCAGTATGCTAATTACAATCGGAATGGTAAAATTTGGGTGTTTGTCCAGGAAAATATTCAAGTGGAGATCTTATCAGACTCTGAACAACAGATTACATTACAACTTACATTTCAAGATTCGGGAGATTCCATCATCTATACTTTTGTTTATGCTAAGTGTTCAGCACTTGAAAGACTAAGCTTGTGGGATGATATTTATTTACTGAGTCACAATATGAGGTTACCTTGGCTTGTAGGTGGCGACTTCAATGTTATTTTGAACGATGAAGAGAAAATTGGAGGTCTTCCTGTTTATCCTCAAGAATATGAGGATTTTGCTTTCTGTGTGAACTCTTGTGAGCTTTTTGATATTAACTTTAAAGGGAGTCCTTTTACTTGGTGGAATGGAAGAGCTGATGCTGAATGTATATTTAAAAGACTTGATAGACTGATGATCAATCAGGTTTTTCTTGGTCATTATGGAAATGTGGAGCTGGAGCATCTTGCAAGAACAGGGTCTGACCATGCACCCATGTTGCTGAGTTGTGGGGATCAGACTAATAATATCAAGAGGTCTTTcagatttttgaaattctggACAGAAAAATCTGATTTCAAAGATGTTGTGAGAGATAATTGGGTTGCTGATGAGTCCATTGATGTTTTTATTAGCTTGAAACAGAAGATGAAGAGGACTAAAATTGCATTGTCTACATGGAGTAGGGTAAGATTTGGAGATATTTTTAAGCAACTGGTTATAAGGGAAGATATTGTTAGAATTAAAGAAGGTCTTTTTGAAGAACTACCAACTGCTGAAAACAGAGCTATTCTTCAAAAGGCACAGGCTGAATTAAAACAGTATTTACACTATGAAGAGGAATTTTGGAGACAAAAATCTGGTGTTAAATGGTTTACTGAAGGAGACAAGAATACAAGATTTTTTCATAATCTTGTGAACGGGAGAAGAAAGAGATTACAAGTCAAAAGAATCCTTACAAGAGATGGTGTATGGACTGATGATGCTAAAGAGGTTGCTACCGAGGCTGTTGCCTTCTTCCAAGATCAGTTTACTGATGTTGAGAATGAGACAGAGCTTTCTTTGATTGAGCATATTCCCACACTAGTTACTGATGAAGACAACGCTATGTTAAATGCTAGTCCTACAGTGGAGGAGATCAAGAAGGTGGTTTTTGAACTTAATAGTGACAGTGCTAGTGGACCCGATGGTTTTACTGGGCACTTCTATCAAGTCTGCTGGGATATCGTAGGAAAGGATGTTGTCAATGTGGTGGAGGCTTTCTTTAATGGTTCCACTCTTCCCAAATCTATTACTCATACTAATTTGGTCTTATTGCCTAAGAAAAAA TCTGGTTTTGTGAAGGGAAGGAGCATCACAGAGAATGTCCTCTTAGCCCAAGAAATTATTGCAGATATCAGATTAAGAGGTAGACCAGCTAATGTTGTGATTAAGCTTGACATGTCCAAGGCTTATGATAGAGTGAATTGGAGATTTCTGATCAAAGTTATGGAGAAAATGGGTTTTAACAGTTTTGTTGCAGATAAAGTGTGGAGATTGGTGGCAAATAACTGGTATTCAGTCCTCATTAATGGACAAGCTCATGGTTTCTTTCACTCTTCTAGAGGG AGTATTTCCATATACCTCTTATCTGCAATAACACCTCCTAAATGTGTTATTCATGATTTACATAGATTGTTTGCTAAATTTTTATGGAACTCTAAGGAGGAGGGGAGAAGCAAACATTGGATATCATGGTCTGATATTTGTAGGCCTAAGGAGGAAGGTGGGTTGGGCTTTAGATCTCTTTTTGATGTGTCCAAAGCAATGTTTGCCAAACTTTGGTGGACTTTCCGAACTAAAAAGTCAATGTGGACTATATACATGTGGAACAAATATTGTAAGAGACATAGACCTCAATTGGTGGAATGGAATGGAGGTTCTCAGACTTGGAAGTTTATGTTAGAAGCTAGAGATTGTATTGACCAACAGATTTGGTGGGAACCAAAGTGTGGTCATTCCAGTGTATGGTTTGATAACTGGACACAACTGGGTGCTCTTTACTATTATTTACCTGTTTCTCATTCTaacaattatgattttgatgagGTAAATCAATTGATGAGTCAGGGACTTTGGAATGAAGATCTCATGCTCCAATTACTACCAGAAGATGTCTGTAAACATGTCCAAAATGTAATTGGAGTAGTAGAGGATACCGAAGAATGGGACTCACCAAGATGGATGTGTACTAGCTCTGGAAAATTTACGATTGGAAGTGCCTGGGAAATATTGAGACAAGGAAATGATGAACAAGAAATTGCTAAGAAGATTTGGGTGAAAGGGGTTCCcttcaaattttctttctttctttggaGATTGTGGAAAAAAAGAATACCCATTGGGGAAGTTCTTATCAAGATCAGAGTGGTGGATGAAGTTAAATGTTGCTACTGTAATAGTTCAGAAAATGAAACTTTTGAACATCTTTTTGTGACGTGCTTTATGGCTAAGAAGTTGTGGAATACTTTTGCTAGTATTGCTGATGTGCAGGGACCTTTTTTGCAGCTTAACGATACTATACATAAATGGTGGGGTAAGGACTGCTCATCAAAGCTTATACCTCTCTTCAAGGCTGTCCCGTCATTTATCACTTGGCAAATCTGGAAAAGGAGAAATATGATTTCTCATGGAGGTAATATGTCATTTTATAGTATGGTTATGGAGGTCAACAGAAATTTATATCATCTAGCTACTTTTAGCTATCCTTGGTTGCAAAACATTCCTAATACTTGGCATCTAATGGTTcctttttttattgaatatgcACCCCTTATTGATTGTAAGATGGTGTACTGGAGATTGCCTAGATTAGGATCCTACAAGTGTAACTCGGATGGTGCAGTAAAAGGAGTTGGTGGCCCTAGTGCTGGGGCCTTTTGTATTAGAAATGATGAAGGAAATTTGATACACGCTGAGTCTTTTGGTTTGGGAATAACTTCAGTTCTAATGTCTGAGGCAATGGCTTTGCGAAGAGGACTAGAGCACTGTATAATGCATCAATACTTGCCAGTAACATTGGAGACTGACTCATTAATGCTCCAAAAGGTTTTGAATGGTATTTGGGAGATTCCTTGGAGTAGTCGGGTGGAG gTACAACAGATATCATCTATTCAGATTTCCAAGAGTTACCACCAAAAGGGAAAGCAATACTACACCTAG